Proteins from one Salmo salar chromosome ssa07, Ssal_v3.1, whole genome shotgun sequence genomic window:
- the LOC106609248 gene encoding probable G protein-coupled receptor 85 translates to MIPPPSMANYSHAGDHNILQNVSPLATFLKLTSLGFIIGVGVVGNLLISILLVKDKSLHRAPYYFLLDLCASDILRSAICFPFVFTSVKNGSTWTYGTLTCKVIAFLGVLSCFHTAFMLFCVSVTRYLAIAHHRFYTKRLTFWTCLAVICMVWTLSVAMAFPPVLDVGTYSFIREEDQCTFQHRSFRANDSLGFMLLLALILLATQLVYLKLIFFVHDRRKMKPVQFVPAVSQNWTFHGPGASGQAAANWLAGFGRGPTPPTLLGIRQNSNAVGRRRLLVLDEFKTEKRISRMFFIMTFFFLTLWGPYLVACYWRVFARGPAVPGGYLTAAVWMSFAQAGVNPFICIFSNRELRRCFSTTLLYCRKSRLPREPYCVI, encoded by the coding sequence ATGATCCCTCCTCCATCTATGGCGAACTATAGCCATGCAGGGGACCACAACATCTTGCAGAATGTCTCTCCTCTCGCCACGTTTCTCAAACTGACATCCCTGGGTTTTATCATTGGAGTCGGTGTCGTTGGCAACCTCCTGATCTCCATCCTACTGGTCAAAGACAAGAGCCTGCACCGCGCACCGTACTACTTCCTGCTGGATCTGTGCGCCTCGGACATTCTGCGCTCCGCCATCTGCTTCCCCTTTGTTTTCACCTCCGTCAAGAATGGTTCCACCTGGACGTACGGCACGCTTACCTGCAAAGTGATAGCCTTCCTGGGGGTGCTGTCCTGCTTTCACACAGCGTTCATGCTCTTCTGTGTGAGTGTGACACGCTACCTGGCCATAGCCCACCACCGCTTCTACACCAAGAGGCTCACCTTCTGGACGTGTCTGGCAGTCATCTGCATGGTGTGGACGTTGTCGGTGGCCATGGCCTTTCCCCCGGTGCTGGACGTGGGGACGTACTCCTTCATAAGGGAGGAGGACCAGTGTACGTTCCAGCACCGCTCGTTCAGAGCCAACGACTCCCTGGGCTTCATGCTGCTCCTCGCCCTGATCCTCCTGGCCACCCAGCTTGTCTACCTCAAGCTAATCTTCTTCGTCCATGACCGCCGGAAGATGAAACCGGTCCAGTTCGTGCCTGCCGTCAGCCAGAACTGGACCTTCCATGGCCCCGGGGCCAGCGGCCAAGCAGCGGCTAACTGGCTGGCGGGGTTCGGTAGGGGCCCCACCCCGCCCACCCTGCTGGGGATCAGGCAGAACAGCAATGCAGTGGGCCGGCGACGCCTGCTGGTGCTGGACGAGTTTAAGACTGAAAAGAGGATAAGTAGGATGTTCTTCATCATGACCTTCTTCTTTCTCACGCTCTGGGGCCCCTACCTAGTGGCCTGCTATTGGAGGGTGTTTGCCAGGGGCCCCGCGGTACCAGGGGGGTACTTGACCGCAGCGGTGTGGATGAGCTTCGCCCAGGCGGGAGTCAACCCCTTTATCTGCATCTTCTCCAACAGGGAGCTCCGGCGCTGCTTCAGCACCACTCTCCTTTACTGCAGAAAATCCAGGTTACCTAGGGAACCCTACTGCGTTATATGA